A genomic region of Metopolophium dirhodum isolate CAU chromosome 1, ASM1992520v1, whole genome shotgun sequence contains the following coding sequences:
- the LOC132933991 gene encoding partitioning defective 3 homolog isoform X1, giving the protein MLENCSSHQNCNCGKRSASVIGKLAKVFGRRKTYQVQKAQQLNKVSSTEPGESSNSWVTVHSLQSQSDGGILDPDDRLRDVADDREQIVALYDDGDSNSPHQHGGGDGASVTSSPDMFHSRDGLQTDIEVTNEQIACGFPALHVRRGSEPALNQLPLECPNNLGKRNSNTRPAASGQSKRWSAAPMIHDPKEKLRTDDYTKINGFGLSDKWRCSEEDEDDLELGDKDKPPISNHFLAPSFHRDSSNRLSMQFLGESSSGFRWAEAADLANNRALSLSLPRDHRRKEPLGQANTNPSHLPESQNTEFIVLSTGGGSLGIHVVPDYNALGKERGLLVQGIEPGGRVHCDGRLKVYDRIVEINGRSLLDQPFNAIQEIFRDSLHSSELRLRVVKHKNNMDIQTSQNTVAGNKKQPPPPVFPKPSSNTTATYSNKENVSSGSSDKDKINSNTKIATISPTKKISAATHTASNILMVANTRKIGKKMELELTKGLHGLGFSITTRDNPAGGNCPIYIKNVLPKGAAVEDGRLRPGDRLLAVNGTELTGKTQSEAVAVLRKVPSGAKVKIIVSRQEDVVISQVGQKSNQDLDENYEQEVGISSDNQLIETSEKSNSNTVQEYVKSLEETQTFPWRHKEILTFDIPVHDSEKAGLGISVKGKTSSSNNSNDKDFSQDLGIFIKNVIHGGAASRDGRLRTNDQLLYINGMSLIGQTNAAAMETLRRTMINVDPGPVPGAISLIVARRRNCSPTSDRRRSRDSSSSLLTDSSANTETFSRAESSDSSTQNTAENSGTSENSDTTVIFMHQRQGSESSKRNTLPTATSPDGIAIRNPVLERLTGHSNRYNALRNESYYKATHQTTIMLKEEEKLNSPTVNPSSEEMLIIEEDPPIYNTVSRKKIEEEKPSPIVSPQARTGSTSTDVTYASQLSLDNANSGFSRDAFGRQSMSEKRHATLDAKNTDTYQRNKKLREERGDDTKIRNGFPSKQQLGPSLGLKKSSSLESLQTMVQEVQMTDGGSKRGNVKVVRGRGCDESFRAAIDKDGPLSLHELRLETYGKESDDHPIGRRQSSLHSPTNYKVPNTPPVVVNKKKPGLLKGIGSMFRFGSKPRRGPDLNGTLSSEEDNSADREREIARRNARDEQLRIQEQYQRLIQRQAEMQEQNHCREIAIDDGSANYTNVPAKPSNPEQSRMDRIQQLRAEHQRRHMERSGKFIPDEREENHYESDVRQPIGNTQNAINRPGSRVGIIDSSRFNHYVNFQEIQQNLSLMHEIRGVKLRHHGKTKKPVSCYYDTDDESRRQLHYHSQRRDPKESVARPSSNYYEYESVMRSLPYTTGGPSRLVDNNSNSLTRQVGSVTQTAAVAATNNNKNGAGRSQKQQSLSRHHYPVPATKSPNYAMYNYGSSDAQGHNSMQQQQQLQHRGPTTNNNYAGGMYHNHNHQQQQQRSSPQQGPYITQVTIRDNKHIIQSPNI; this is encoded by the exons AGCTCAAATTCATGGGTGACCGTCCACAGTTTACAGTCTCAGAGTGATGGTGGTATCTTGGATCCAGATGATCGTCTCAGGGATGTGGCGGATGATAGAGAACAAATTGTAGCACTCTACGATGACGGTGATAGCAATAGTCCTCACCAACATGGAGGTGGAGATGGAGCTAGCGTTACCTCTAGTCCGGATATGTTCCAC agCCGAGATGGTTTACAAACTGACATTGAAGTCACTAATGAACAAATTGCTTGTGGTTTCCCAGCTTTACATGTCCGTAGAGGTAGTGAACCAGCTCTTAATCAATTACCACTTGAATGTC CAAACAATTTGGGCAAAAGAAATAGCAATACTAGACCTGCTGCATCAGGTCAATCTAAACGATGGTCAGCAGCTCCTATGATTCACGACCCAAAAGAAAAACTAAGAAcc gaTGATTACACGAAAATTAATGGGTTTGGTTTATCTGACAAATGGAGATGTTCTGAAGAAGATGAAGATGATTTAGAATTAGGTGACAAAGATAAACCACCAATTAGCAATCATTTTCTTGCACCATCATTTCATCGTGATTCTTCGAATCGTTTATCCATGCAATTCTTAGGAGAGTCATCAAG TGGGTTTCGGTGGGCAGAGGCTGCTGATTTGGCAAATAATCGAGCCTTATCATTATCATTACCAAGAGATCACAGAAGGAAAGAACCGTTGGGACAAGCAAATACAAATCCTAGTCACTTACCAGAATCacaaaa cactGAATTTATAGTGTTAAGCACTGGTGGTGGCTCATTAGGCATTCATGTTGTCCCAGATTACAATGCTCTGGGCAAAGAACGGGGTCTTCTTGTTCAAGGTATTGAACCTGGTGGTCGAGTGCACTGTGATGGCAGATTGAAAGTATATGATCGAATTGTAGAAATCAACGGCCGGTCGTTATTGGATCAACCATTTAATGc TATACAAGAAATATTTCGAGATTCACTACACTCTTCAGAGCTCAGACTTAGAGTGGTAAAACATAAGAATAATATGGACATTCAAACTAGTCAAAATACGGTGGCTGGTAATAAAAAACAGCCACCGCCACCAGTGTTTCCTAAACCATCCTCAAACACCACTGCAACTTATAGTAATAAAGAAAATGTTTCTTCAGGATCATCTGATAaagataaaa TCAACTCAAATACTAAAATAGCCACCATTTCaccaactaaaaaaatatcagcTGCAACACATACTGCCTCCAATATCTTGATGGTGGCTAACACAAGAAAAATTGGAAAGAAAATGGAATTAGAACTTACTAAAGGACTTCATGGACTTGGATTCAGTATAACAACAAGAGATAATCCAGCTGGAGGAAATTGtccaatttacataaaaaatgtgttaccaaaa ggagcTGCTGTTGAAGATGGACGATTACGACCAGGTGATAGATTATTAGCAGTTAATGGTACAGAACTGACTGGAAAGACTCAATCTGAAGCAGTTGCTGTATTGCGAAAAGTTCCATCTGGTGCaaaggttaaaattattgtttctaGACAAGAAGATGTAGTAATTAGCCAAGTAGGCCAGAAATCTAATCAA GATCTAGATGAAAATTATGAACAAGAAGTAGGGATTTCATCAGACAATCAATTAATAGAAACAAGTGAAAAATCCAACAGTAATACAGTTCag GAATACGTTAAAAGCTTAGAAGAAACACAAACATTTCCTTGGAGACATAAAGAAATACTGACCTTTGACATTCCTGTGCATGATTCAGAAAAAGCTGGTTtag gtattagTGTTAAAGGTAAAACATCATCTAGTAATAACTCTAATGATAAAGACTTCTCACAAGACTTaggtatatttatcaaaaatgttattcacGGCGGTGCTGCTTCTag GGATGGTAGATTACGTACTAATGACCAGCTATTATACATAAATGGTATGTCATTGATTGGCCAAACTAATGCAGCAGCTATGGAAACATTACGTAGAACTATGATAAATGTGGATCCTGGGCCAGTACCTGGAGCTATTTCATTGATAGTAGCCCGCCGACGTAATTGTTCTCCAACATCAGATAGAAGGCGTAGTCGTGACTCTTCGTCAAGTCTACTTACAGATTCATCGG CAAACACTGAAACATTTAGCCGAGCTGAAAGCAGTGATAGTAGTACCCAAAATACGGCAGAAAATTCTGGAACAAGTGAAAACTCTGATACCACTGTTATCTTTATGCATCAAAGACAAGGATCAGAGAGTTCAAAACGGAATACATTACCTACAGCTACTTCTCCAG atGGAATTGCAATTCGCAATCCAGTTTTGGAAAGGTTAACTGGACACTCAAATCGTTATAATGCATTGCGCAATGAAAGTTATTATAag GCTACACATCAAACAACAATTATGTTGAAAGAAGAAGAAAAGTTAAATAGCCCTACTGTAAACCCATCATCAGAAGAGATGTTAATTATTGAAGAAGACCCCCCAATTTATAATACTGTTAG CCGGAAAAAAATAGAGGAAGAAAAACCATCACCAATCGTATCGCCACAAGCAAGAACTGGTTCAACTAGCACTGATGTTACTTATGCAAGCCA ATTATCATTGGATAATGCCAACTCAGGATTTTCACGAGACGCATTCGGACGGCAAAGTATGTCTGAAAAACGACATGCAACGTTAGACGCCAAAAATACTGATACAtatcaaagaaataaaaaactgCGTGAAGAGCGTGGAGATGATACCAAAATTC GCAATGGTTTTCCATCAAAACAGCAACTTGGACCTTCTCTTGGGTTGAAAAAATCTTCCAGCCTGGAATCATTACAAACAATGGTTCAAGAGGTGCAAATGACAGATGGTGGATCAAAACGGGGAAATGTTAAAGTAGTGCGTGGTAGAGGATGTGATGAAAGTTTTAGAGCTGCAATTGACAAGGATGGTCCATTGTCTTTACATGAACTAAGATTGGAAACAT ATGGAAAGGAGAGTGATGATCATCCAATTGGCCGTAGACAGTCTTCACTTCATTCTccaacaaattacaaagtacCAAACACACCACCAGTCGTTGTTAACAAGAAAAAACCAGGGCTACTTAAAGGGATTGGTTCCATGTTTAG atttgGTAGTAAACCTCGACGAGGACCAGATTTAAATGGTACTTTAAGCTCAGAAGAAGATAACTCTGCTGACCGTGAACGAGAAATAGCCAGAAGAAATGCTCGTGATGAACAACTTAGAATACAAGAACAATACCAAAGACTAATTCAGCGACAAGCAGAAATG CAAGAACAAAATCATTGTAGAGAAATAGCTATAGATGATGGTTCAGCCAATTATACAAATGTGCCTGCAAAACCGTCTAATCCTGAACAATCTCGTATGGATCGTATCCAACAACTTCGAGCTGAACATCAAAGAAGACACATGGAACGTAGTGGAAAGTTTATTCCTGATGAGAGGGAGGAAAATCATTATGAATCTGATGTTCGACAG CCCATCGGTAATACTCAAAATGCAATAAATCGACCTGGTAGTCGTGTAGGTATAATTGATTCCTCTCGATTTAACCATTACGTCAATTTTCAAGAAATACAGCAGAATCTtag TTTGATGCATGAAATACGCGGCGTTAAGCTTCGACATCAcggcaaaacaaaaaaacccgTGTCTTGCTATTATGACACCGACGATGAAAG TCGAAGGCAGTTGCACTATCATTCTCAAAGACGTGACCCTAAGGAATCTGTTGCACGACCTAGTTCTAATTATTACGAATATGAAAGCGTGATGAGATCTCTACCGTACACGACCGGCGGCCCATCACGTCTGGTGGACAACAATTCTAACTCGTTGACTAGACAAG TAGGCAGTGTTACTCAAACTGCGGCAGTGGCGGCaacaaacaacaacaaaaatggTGCTGGTCGTAGTCAAAAACAACAATCGTTGTCTCGGCATCATTATCCTGTTCCTGCGACCAAGTCACCAAACTATGCGATGTACAACTACGGGAGCAGTGATGCTCAAGGACACAACAGTatgcaacagcagcagcagcttcAACACAGAGGGCCGACAACCAACAACAATTATGCTGGTGGTATGTACCATAATCACAATcatcaacagcaacaacaaaGGTCTTCGCCGCAACAAGGACCATACATAACCCAAGTCACCATTCGGgataataaacacataatacaaaGTCCTAACATTTAG
- the LOC132933991 gene encoding partitioning defective 3 homolog isoform X5, whose product MLENCSSHQNCNCGKRSASVIGKLAKVFGRRKTYQVQKAQQLNKVSSTEPGESSNSWVTVHSLQSQSDGGILDPDDRLRDVADDREQIVALYDDGDSNSPHQHGGGDGASVTSSPDMFHSRDGLQTDIEVTNEQIACGFPALHVRRGSEPALNQLPLECPNNLGKRNSNTRPAASGQSKRWSAAPMIHDPKEKLRTDDYTKINGFGLSDKWRCSEEDEDDLELGDKDKPPISNHFLAPSFHRDSSNRLSMQFLGESSSGFRWAEAADLANNRALSLSLPRDHRRKEPLGQANTNPSHLPESQNTEFIVLSTGGGSLGIHVVPDYNALGKERGLLVQGIEPGGRVHCDGRLKVYDRIVEINGRSLLDQPFNAIQEIFRDSLHSSELRLRVVKHKNNMDIQTSQNTVAGNKKQPPPPVFPKPSSNTTATYSNKENVSSGSSDKDKINSNTKIATISPTKKISAATHTASNILMVANTRKIGKKMELELTKGLHGLGFSITTRDNPAGGNCPIYIKNVLPKGAAVEDGRLRPGDRLLAVNGTELTGKTQSEAVAVLRKVPSGAKVKIIVSRQEDVVISQVGQKSNQDLDENYEQEVGISSDNQLIETSEKSNSNTVQEYVKSLEETQTFPWRHKEILTFDIPVHDSEKAGLGISVKGKTSSSNNSNDKDFSQDLGIFIKNVIHGGAASRDGRLRTNDQLLYINGMSLIGQTNAAAMETLRRTMINVDPGPVPGAISLIVARRRNCSPTSDRRRSRDSSSSLLTDSSANTETFSRAESSDSSTQNTAENSGTSENSDTTVIFMHQRQGSESSKRNTLPTATSPDGIAIRNPVLERLTGHSNRYNALRNESYYKATHQTTIMLKEEEKLNSPTVNPSSEEMLIIEEDPPIYNTVSRKKIEEEKPSPIVSPQARTGSTSTDVTYASQLSLDNANSGFSRDAFGRQSMSEKRHATLDAKNTDTYQRNKKLREERGDDTKIRNGFPSKQQLGPSLGLKKSSSLESLQTMVQEVQMTDGGSKRGNVKVVRGRGCDESFRAAIDKDGPLSLHELRLETYGKESDDHPIGRRQSSLHSPTNYKVPNTPPVVVNKKKPGLLKGIGSMFRFGSKPRRGPDLNGTLSSEEDNSADREREIARRNARDEQLRIQEQYQRLIQRQAEMQEQNHCREIAIDDGSANYTNVPAKPSNPEQSRMDRIQQLRAEHQRRHMERSGKFIPDEREENHYESDVRQPIGNTQNAINRPGSRVGIIDSSRFNHYVNFQEIQQNLSRRQLHYHSQRRDPKESVARPSSNYYEYESVMRSLPYTTGGPSRLVDNNSNSLTRQVGSVTQTAAVAATNNNKNGAGRSQKQQSLSRHHYPVPATKSPNYAMYNYGSSDAQGHNSMQQQQQLQHRGPTTNNNYAGGMYHNHNHQQQQQRSSPQQGPYITQVTIRDNKHIIQSPNI is encoded by the exons AGCTCAAATTCATGGGTGACCGTCCACAGTTTACAGTCTCAGAGTGATGGTGGTATCTTGGATCCAGATGATCGTCTCAGGGATGTGGCGGATGATAGAGAACAAATTGTAGCACTCTACGATGACGGTGATAGCAATAGTCCTCACCAACATGGAGGTGGAGATGGAGCTAGCGTTACCTCTAGTCCGGATATGTTCCAC agCCGAGATGGTTTACAAACTGACATTGAAGTCACTAATGAACAAATTGCTTGTGGTTTCCCAGCTTTACATGTCCGTAGAGGTAGTGAACCAGCTCTTAATCAATTACCACTTGAATGTC CAAACAATTTGGGCAAAAGAAATAGCAATACTAGACCTGCTGCATCAGGTCAATCTAAACGATGGTCAGCAGCTCCTATGATTCACGACCCAAAAGAAAAACTAAGAAcc gaTGATTACACGAAAATTAATGGGTTTGGTTTATCTGACAAATGGAGATGTTCTGAAGAAGATGAAGATGATTTAGAATTAGGTGACAAAGATAAACCACCAATTAGCAATCATTTTCTTGCACCATCATTTCATCGTGATTCTTCGAATCGTTTATCCATGCAATTCTTAGGAGAGTCATCAAG TGGGTTTCGGTGGGCAGAGGCTGCTGATTTGGCAAATAATCGAGCCTTATCATTATCATTACCAAGAGATCACAGAAGGAAAGAACCGTTGGGACAAGCAAATACAAATCCTAGTCACTTACCAGAATCacaaaa cactGAATTTATAGTGTTAAGCACTGGTGGTGGCTCATTAGGCATTCATGTTGTCCCAGATTACAATGCTCTGGGCAAAGAACGGGGTCTTCTTGTTCAAGGTATTGAACCTGGTGGTCGAGTGCACTGTGATGGCAGATTGAAAGTATATGATCGAATTGTAGAAATCAACGGCCGGTCGTTATTGGATCAACCATTTAATGc TATACAAGAAATATTTCGAGATTCACTACACTCTTCAGAGCTCAGACTTAGAGTGGTAAAACATAAGAATAATATGGACATTCAAACTAGTCAAAATACGGTGGCTGGTAATAAAAAACAGCCACCGCCACCAGTGTTTCCTAAACCATCCTCAAACACCACTGCAACTTATAGTAATAAAGAAAATGTTTCTTCAGGATCATCTGATAaagataaaa TCAACTCAAATACTAAAATAGCCACCATTTCaccaactaaaaaaatatcagcTGCAACACATACTGCCTCCAATATCTTGATGGTGGCTAACACAAGAAAAATTGGAAAGAAAATGGAATTAGAACTTACTAAAGGACTTCATGGACTTGGATTCAGTATAACAACAAGAGATAATCCAGCTGGAGGAAATTGtccaatttacataaaaaatgtgttaccaaaa ggagcTGCTGTTGAAGATGGACGATTACGACCAGGTGATAGATTATTAGCAGTTAATGGTACAGAACTGACTGGAAAGACTCAATCTGAAGCAGTTGCTGTATTGCGAAAAGTTCCATCTGGTGCaaaggttaaaattattgtttctaGACAAGAAGATGTAGTAATTAGCCAAGTAGGCCAGAAATCTAATCAA GATCTAGATGAAAATTATGAACAAGAAGTAGGGATTTCATCAGACAATCAATTAATAGAAACAAGTGAAAAATCCAACAGTAATACAGTTCag GAATACGTTAAAAGCTTAGAAGAAACACAAACATTTCCTTGGAGACATAAAGAAATACTGACCTTTGACATTCCTGTGCATGATTCAGAAAAAGCTGGTTtag gtattagTGTTAAAGGTAAAACATCATCTAGTAATAACTCTAATGATAAAGACTTCTCACAAGACTTaggtatatttatcaaaaatgttattcacGGCGGTGCTGCTTCTag GGATGGTAGATTACGTACTAATGACCAGCTATTATACATAAATGGTATGTCATTGATTGGCCAAACTAATGCAGCAGCTATGGAAACATTACGTAGAACTATGATAAATGTGGATCCTGGGCCAGTACCTGGAGCTATTTCATTGATAGTAGCCCGCCGACGTAATTGTTCTCCAACATCAGATAGAAGGCGTAGTCGTGACTCTTCGTCAAGTCTACTTACAGATTCATCGG CAAACACTGAAACATTTAGCCGAGCTGAAAGCAGTGATAGTAGTACCCAAAATACGGCAGAAAATTCTGGAACAAGTGAAAACTCTGATACCACTGTTATCTTTATGCATCAAAGACAAGGATCAGAGAGTTCAAAACGGAATACATTACCTACAGCTACTTCTCCAG atGGAATTGCAATTCGCAATCCAGTTTTGGAAAGGTTAACTGGACACTCAAATCGTTATAATGCATTGCGCAATGAAAGTTATTATAag GCTACACATCAAACAACAATTATGTTGAAAGAAGAAGAAAAGTTAAATAGCCCTACTGTAAACCCATCATCAGAAGAGATGTTAATTATTGAAGAAGACCCCCCAATTTATAATACTGTTAG CCGGAAAAAAATAGAGGAAGAAAAACCATCACCAATCGTATCGCCACAAGCAAGAACTGGTTCAACTAGCACTGATGTTACTTATGCAAGCCA ATTATCATTGGATAATGCCAACTCAGGATTTTCACGAGACGCATTCGGACGGCAAAGTATGTCTGAAAAACGACATGCAACGTTAGACGCCAAAAATACTGATACAtatcaaagaaataaaaaactgCGTGAAGAGCGTGGAGATGATACCAAAATTC GCAATGGTTTTCCATCAAAACAGCAACTTGGACCTTCTCTTGGGTTGAAAAAATCTTCCAGCCTGGAATCATTACAAACAATGGTTCAAGAGGTGCAAATGACAGATGGTGGATCAAAACGGGGAAATGTTAAAGTAGTGCGTGGTAGAGGATGTGATGAAAGTTTTAGAGCTGCAATTGACAAGGATGGTCCATTGTCTTTACATGAACTAAGATTGGAAACAT ATGGAAAGGAGAGTGATGATCATCCAATTGGCCGTAGACAGTCTTCACTTCATTCTccaacaaattacaaagtacCAAACACACCACCAGTCGTTGTTAACAAGAAAAAACCAGGGCTACTTAAAGGGATTGGTTCCATGTTTAG atttgGTAGTAAACCTCGACGAGGACCAGATTTAAATGGTACTTTAAGCTCAGAAGAAGATAACTCTGCTGACCGTGAACGAGAAATAGCCAGAAGAAATGCTCGTGATGAACAACTTAGAATACAAGAACAATACCAAAGACTAATTCAGCGACAAGCAGAAATG CAAGAACAAAATCATTGTAGAGAAATAGCTATAGATGATGGTTCAGCCAATTATACAAATGTGCCTGCAAAACCGTCTAATCCTGAACAATCTCGTATGGATCGTATCCAACAACTTCGAGCTGAACATCAAAGAAGACACATGGAACGTAGTGGAAAGTTTATTCCTGATGAGAGGGAGGAAAATCATTATGAATCTGATGTTCGACAG CCCATCGGTAATACTCAAAATGCAATAAATCGACCTGGTAGTCGTGTAGGTATAATTGATTCCTCTCGATTTAACCATTACGTCAATTTTCAAGAAATACAGCAGAATCTtag TCGAAGGCAGTTGCACTATCATTCTCAAAGACGTGACCCTAAGGAATCTGTTGCACGACCTAGTTCTAATTATTACGAATATGAAAGCGTGATGAGATCTCTACCGTACACGACCGGCGGCCCATCACGTCTGGTGGACAACAATTCTAACTCGTTGACTAGACAAG TAGGCAGTGTTACTCAAACTGCGGCAGTGGCGGCaacaaacaacaacaaaaatggTGCTGGTCGTAGTCAAAAACAACAATCGTTGTCTCGGCATCATTATCCTGTTCCTGCGACCAAGTCACCAAACTATGCGATGTACAACTACGGGAGCAGTGATGCTCAAGGACACAACAGTatgcaacagcagcagcagcttcAACACAGAGGGCCGACAACCAACAACAATTATGCTGGTGGTATGTACCATAATCACAATcatcaacagcaacaacaaaGGTCTTCGCCGCAACAAGGACCATACATAACCCAAGTCACCATTCGGgataataaacacataatacaaaGTCCTAACATTTAG